The following coding sequences lie in one Aspergillus puulaauensis MK2 DNA, chromosome 3, nearly complete sequence genomic window:
- a CDS encoding uncharacterized protein (COG:S;~EggNog:ENOG410PR6N) — protein MSFITRLTTTARTAAPSARITTNTITPSLAVSGQRLVSSTVPRDSGPVDATKETLKKADRKVSDAAVKGIETGEAAAQKVKDSVGSGSAKGEAERKASELKGDAEELAGKGKGKAEEIAGKGKGKAEEVAGEAKGKAKEAAREFKS, from the exons atgtCCTTCATCACCCGCCTCACAACCACCGCCCGCACTGCCGCCCCGTCGGCCAGAATTACCACAAACACAATCACACCATCTCTCGCAGTCTCAGGGCAGAGACTCGTCTCGTCGACGGTCCCGCGCGACAGCGGCCCCGTCGACGCCACAAAAGAGACTCTCAAGAAGGCCGATAGGAAGGTTTCGGATGCTGCTGTGAAGGGTATCGAGACTGGCG AGGCCGCCGCGCAGAAGGTCAAGGATTCTGTTGGATCCGGCAGTGCTAAGGGCgaggcggagaggaaggctAGCGAATTGAAGGGTGATGCTGAGGAGTTGGCcgggaaggggaaggggaaggccGAAGAGATAGCTGGGAaagggaaggggaaggccGAGGAGGTAGCTGGTGAGGCGAAGGGGAAGGCTAAGGAGGCTGCGAGAGAGTTCAAGTCATGA
- a CDS encoding putative FHA domain protein SNIP1 (COG:T;~EggNog:ENOG410PGZE;~InterPro:IPR008984,IPR000253;~PFAM:PF00498;~go_function: GO:0005515 - protein binding [Evidence IEA]), whose translation MPTPREDDYSDRRRRRSPDSRSPDRDRDRRRRRDDDYDSSSRRHHRSSRKDSPRRGSSRSPSSRTSHRKEYERRHPERSERGEDLDDDRRRRRHRSPEERERSHRRHRDREHSHKERPSRRHRSYSRSRSPDRRSGTPSSRAPARSKAPLPSQQDAYKNEASGEGSAPPPEKEKPNFGNTGRLAAESNTVDVNGDAVVLKYHEPAEARKPPPKESWRLYVFKGKDLLEMVELNERSCWLIGRERLVVDFPLDHPSCSKQHAAIQFRHVEKRNEFGDRIGKVKPYAIDLESANGSKVNGDVIPGGRYIELRDKDMLQFGNSSREYVLMLTQPG comes from the coding sequence ATGCCTACTCCACGGGAAGACGACTACTCGGACCGCAGACGGCGGCGGTCACCCGACTCTCGAAGCCCTGATCGCGACCGCGACCGGCGGCGACGCCGCGACGACGATTATGACAGCAGCTCACGCAGACACCATCGCAGCTCCCGAAAAGACAGTCCCAGACGGGGGTCATCGCGCAGTCCCTCCAGCCGGACAAGCCATCGGAAAGAATATGAGCGCCGCCACCCCGAACGCTCTGAGCGAGGAGAGGACCTAGACGACGACCGACGAAGACGTAGACACCGCTCACCGGAAGAACGAGAACGCTCACATCGCAGACATCGTGATCGCGAACACAGTCACAAAGAGAGACCCTCGCGGAGGCATCGGAGTTATTCAAGGTCACGGTCACCGGACAGACGATCTGGAACGCCGTCTTCGCGCGCCCCGGCTCGCTCAAAGGCACCGCTGCCCTCTCAACAAGACGCATACAAGAATGAAGCTTCGGGCGAGGGTAGCGCCCCGCCGccagagaaggagaagcccaATTTCGGAAATACAGGGCGTCTAGCCGCCGAGAGCAACACGGTTGATGTCAACGGCGACGCAGTCGTACTTAAATACCATGAACCAGCGGAAGCGCGAAAGCCACCGCCGAAGGAGTCCTGGCGGCTCTACGTcttcaagggcaaggaccTGCTGGAAATGGTAGAACTGAATGAGCGGAGTTGCTGGCTTATCGGGCGCGAGCGACTGGTTGTGGACTTTCCGCTTGACCACCCGAGTTGTTCAAAGCAGCATGCGGCTATCCAGTTCCGGCATGTCGAGAAAAGGAACGAGTTTGGGGATCGCATTGGCAAGGTCAAGCCGTACGCGATTGATCTGGAGAGCGCCAATGGCTCAAAAGTTAACGGGGATGTGATCCCTGGCGGACGATACATCGAACTGCGGGATAAGGATATGCTGCAGTTTGGAAACAGTTCTCGCGAATACGTCCTTATGCTCACGCAGCCTGGTTAA
- a CDS encoding J domain-containing protein (COG:O;~EggNog:ENOG410PPJG;~InterPro:IPR001623,IPR036869,IPR018253;~PFAM:PF00226;~TransMembrane:1 (o228-247i)): protein MSSVPGWSELRRRQPAHLSIGASPLTPCIQGTPGEVHTPSPLETCGMLRKSKIITYNGLLQLGQSYPAPQPQSYAHHTSRLYATAHSDFSERDISWPSTPSFTPYDIFGITRGAPYSKHRFYELAKVYHPDRPCNGHPLCKDISPEVRLQRYRIVVTAHEILSDPNRRAAYDRTGMGWSFNPVATHRHTPTGSPDSDPIFSNATWEDWERWYNRNEQKQETVVDHSTFVTFVVLLFFMGAAVQASWITQVSTGYEDRLRDLNEQSTRFLNERRSNTVNQMAGSDAKVQHFLIRRDPSGYGLKEEEQPVYHNVLKQRNDSSSEESSAEKDGQPKEGGAGQAR from the coding sequence ATGAGCTCCGTCCCCGGATGGTCGGagctgcggcggcgacaaCCAGCCCACCTCTCGATTGGAGCAAGTCCTCTCACTCCATGCATCCAAGGCACGCCTGGAGAAGTTCAcactccttctcctttggAAACATGCGGAATGCTCAGGAAGTCCAAGATTATAACCTATAACGGGTTGCTGCAGCTAGGCCAGTCCTATCCAGCCCCGCAGCCGCAGTCTTATGCGCACCACACCTCGCGGCTCTATGCCACAGCCCATAGCGACTTCTCAGAAAGGGACATCTCGTGGCCGTCGACACCCTCGTTTACTCCCTATGATATATTCGGCATAACCCGGGGCGCACCGTACTCGAAACATCGCTTCTACGAACTAGCCAAGGTCTACCACCCTGATCGCCCCTGCAACGGCCACCCATTATGCAAGGACATCTCTCCCGAAGTCAGACTCCAACGGTACCGCATCGTCGTTACAGCCCATGAAATCCTCTCAGACCCAAATAGGCGCGCAGCCTATGATCGGACGGGGATGGGCTGGAGCTTTAACCCTGTAGCCACCCACCGGCACACCCCGACTGGATCTCCCGACTCCGACCcgatcttctccaacgcaACCTGGGAGGACTGGGAGCGATGGTATAACCGGAACGAACAGAAGCAGGAGACCGTCGTCGACCATTCGACATTCGTTACATTCGTCgtgcttctcttcttcatgggCGCTGCCGTGCAGGCGTCGTGGATCACGCAGGTCAGCACCGGGTATGAGGATCGACTACGGGATCTCAACGAACAGTCGACGCGGTTCTTGAACGAGCGCCGCAGCAATACGGTTAATCAGATGGCGGGCTCGGATGCGAAGGTGCAGCATTTCCTGATTCGGAGGGATCCGTCGGGGTATGggttgaaggaggaagagcagcctGTCTATCATAACGTGCTTAAGCAGCGGAATGACTCTTCGTCCGAAGAGAGTAGCGCCGAGAAGGATGGCCAACCAAAAGAAGGTGGAGCTGGCCAAGCCCGTTGA
- the fmqE gene encoding MFS-type transporter fmqE (COG:G;~EggNog:ENOG410Q2NS;~InterPro:IPR005829,IPR005828,IPR036259,IPR020846;~PFAM:PF00083,PF07690;~TransMembrane:11 (o100-120i127-146o152-174i186-209o221-246i308-331o343-362i369-391o397-423i435-458o470-488i);~go_component: GO:0016021 - integral component of membrane [Evidence IEA];~go_function: GO:0022857 - transmembrane transporter activity [Evidence IEA];~go_process: GO:0055085 - transmembrane transport [Evidence IEA]): MGDKYHEVMAAHIEKALNSTDDTAERGRLIQEEERQLSLWATIKLHPRAVLACSVAFTAGAMFGYDQICNGSTIAMPSFLMYFGNTGPSGLYLPSIWTSLWTSMTSLLQALGAISVGMVSDRFGRKWPGVAAGIISLAGTAVIYYAKSRGALLAGKMVCGLALGAGMAIGTTYASEVAPLKLRSPIQTALVLFIVFMQGLALGIVRIFVPYMDEQAFRNVFAIQWAVGGIFAIACFLAPESPIFLINAGRTDEAKKVMTKLYSSRFSIDDRLAYLVKTISEEQEQQTVSAGSYFDCFKGTNLKRTLTVMFLYSTANLGGAAFLSQSIYFLLTLGLPAVHVFDISIGGFALAIVIIVLTGVIGKFLSRRAMLLAGCLINLVFLLVIGCLHYAPGMGPAWAVAVLMNILISFQTSLMQAIGWPIAAEISSYRLRIKSLSIGVFAQTLSTWVMTFTVPYMYNVDSGNLGARTAFPFAGITVLLVIGAYLLVPDTTGLTTEEIDRLYEDKVSVRRFGGYVPGSSST; encoded by the exons ATGGGAGACAAATACCACGAGGTCATGGCCGCTCACATCGAAAAGGCATTGAACAGCACCGACGATACTGCCGAGCGAGGCCGTCTcatccaggaggaggagcgccagCTGAGTCTTTGGGCTACAATAAAACTACACCCCCGAGCAGTGCTAGCCT GTAGTGTGGCATTCACTGCTGGCGCCATGTTTGGTTATGATCAGATTTGCAACGGCTCCACCATTGCGATGCCGTCGTTCCTTATGTACTTTGGCAATACTGGGCCAAGTGGACTATACCTACCCTCTATCTGGACCTCGCTGTGGACGTCGATGACATCCTTACTGCAGGCTCTCGGGGCTATCTCTGTTGGTATGGTGTCTGATAGATTCGGCCGAAAGTGGCCTGGGGTTGCTGCAGGGATTATATCGCTTGCCGGGACTGCTGTTATCTACTACGCAAAGAGCAGAGGCGCTTTACTTGCGGGGAAGATGGTGTGTGGGTTGGCTCTTGGGGCCGGGATGGCTATTGGAACAACGTATGCGTCAGAG GTTGCACCACTGAAACTCCGCAGTCCTATTCAGACGGCACTCGTGCTCTTTATTGTCTTCATGCAGGGCCTGGCGCTTGGGATTGTGAGGATCTTTGTCCCTTACATGGATGAACAAGCCTTTCGAAATGTTTTTGCTATACagtgggctgttgggggtaTCTTTGCGATTGCTTGCTTTTTGGCTCCTGA GTCTCCAATCTTCCTTATAAACGCCGGCCGCACAGATGAAGCAAAGAAAGTGATGACGAAGTTGTACAGCTCCAGATTCAGCATCGACGACCGACTCGCATACCTAGTCAAGACCATATCCGAAGAACAAGAGCAGCAAACGGTCTCTGCAGGCTCGTACTTTGATTGCTTCAAAGGGACCAACCTCAAGCGAACCCTCACCGTGATGTTCCTCTACAGCACCGCAAACCTCGGCGGTGCTGCCTTTCTCTCGCAGTCAATCTACTTCCTCCTTACCCTTGGACTGCCCGCTGTGCATGTATTCGATATTTCCATCGGGGGCTTTGCGCTGGCTATTGTCATCATAGTCTTAACTGGCGTCATAGGCAAGTTCCTAAGTAGACGGGCTATGCTCCTTGCTGGTTGCCTTATCaacctcgtcttcctcctagTTATCGGCTGTCTCCACTACGCCCCGGGCATGGGGCCAGcctgggctgttgctgttttGAT gaacatcctcatctcaTTCCAAACCAGCCTAATGCAAGCCATCGGCTGGCCCATCGCGGCCGAAATATCCAGCTACCGACTGCGCATCAAGTCACTGTCCATCGGCGTGTTCGCGCAGACGCTCTCGACGTGGGTGATGACCTTTACAGTGCCGTACATGTACAACGTTGACTCGGGGAACCTGGGGGCACGCACTGCATTTCCGTTTGCTGGTATCACGGTCTTGCTTGTCATCGGGGCTTACCTGCTTGTTCCGGATACGACGGGCTTGACgaccgaggagattgatcgGTTGTATGAGGATAAGGTTTCTGTGAGGAGGTTTGGCGGGTATGTGCCAGGGAGTAGTTCTACTTAA
- a CDS encoding class I SAM-dependent methyltransferase (COG:S;~EggNog:ENOG410PY5U;~InterPro:IPR029063) translates to MSDTQEVYPLARDEAESSRLNEQHNFLVHVTEGLIDSSIPLEDIATVADVGTGTGIWLFDTQNHLNAKIKIPNSPPRTFHGFDISSAQFPPSTPAGIELSVQDVLKPFPPEHHNRYDLVNVRMLVTGLAEKEYATAVENLVAILKPGGYLQWVELDCTALPDSKDTQDPRATTVVSTWLKFFELNKLSVSAPATVADAYKQSGLLDIINTSFQLDNRGEDLRAKARKWQLQAFSAVMPPVMLATGRAKDAAEAREKTDEAIRELGLYFEVGEVVGLAFGRVVGRKSV, encoded by the exons ATGAGTGATACACAGGAAGTCTATCCCCTTGCTAGGGACGAGGCGGAGTCGAGTCG GCTTAACGAGCAACATAATTTCCTCGTCCATGTCACTGAAGGACTAATCGACAGCTCTATACCACTGGAGGACATCGCCACCGTTGCTGACGTCGGGACTGGAACTGG AATATGGCTCTTCGACACCCAAAACCATCTAAAcgccaaaatcaaaatcCCCAACTCTCCACCTCGCACTTTCCACGGCTTCGacatctcctccgcccaaTTCCCCCCTTCTACCCCGGCGGGAATCGAACTCTCAGTCCAGGACGTCCTGAAACCGTTCCCGCCCGAGCACCACAATCGCTACGATCTGGTGAATGTCCGGATGCTGGTCACTGGACTCGCGGAGAAGGAGTATGCGACTGCGGTGGAGAATCTAGTTGCTATTTTGA AACCCGGCGGTTACTTGCAATGGGTGGAGCTGGACTGCACCGCTCTCCCGGATTCAAAAGACACGCAGGACCCCAGAGCCACGACCGTCGTATCCACGTGGCTGAAATTCTTCGAGTTGAATAAACTCAGTGTATCTGCGCCGGCTACAGTGGCAGATGCATATAAACAGTCTGGGCTGCTGGATATCATCAATACATCATTCCAACTAGACAATCGCGGGGAGGATCTGAGGGCCAAGGCACGCAAGTGGCAGCTGCAGGCCTTCTCGGCCGTTATGCCGCCGGTTATGTTGGCGACGGGGAGGGCGAAGGATGCGgcggaggcgagggagaagacggaCGAGGCGATTCGGGAGTTAGGGTTGTATTTTGAGGTCGGGGAGGTTGTGGGGCTTGCGTTTGggagggttgttgggagGAAGTCTGTATAG
- a CDS encoding uncharacterized protein (TransMembrane:1 (o6-26i)), which translates to MALSTEATVGIVALLVASIPIAFAGLKYWKRARHSQSNDPSQGYILPRFHTPHPLPQRDHNIPIPMQLLHSSNMHQHSDPAIPLRADSIHLTTRTTVSETNVVRRLSYA; encoded by the exons ATGGCTCTCTCCACAGAAGCAACCGTGGGCATCGTTGCTCTCCTAGTAGCATCTATACCAATCGCATTCGCTGGCTTGAAGTACTGGAAGAGAGCAAGACACAGTCAAAGCAATG ACCCCTCGCAAGGCTACATCTTACCTCGCTTCCACACGCCGCATCCTCTACCCCAGAGAGACCACAATATACCCATCCCAATGCAGCTACTCCATTCGTCAAACATGCACCAGCATAGCGACCCAG CAATCCCACTTAGGGCTGATAGCATCCACCTTACCACGAGGACCACCGTTTCCGAGACAAATGTTGTTCGTCGACTGTCGTATGCTTGA
- a CDS encoding alpha/beta hydrolase (CAZy:CE10;~COG:V;~EggNog:ENOG410PIXW;~InterPro:IPR002168,IPR029058,IPR013094;~MEROPS:MER0034961;~PFAM:PF07859;~go_function: GO:0016787 - hydrolase activity [Evidence IEA]) — MSALSSPVALLKALLPRVPLILRTVLLHVIGQSPGSGKQNFRTELTVAIVRSFITGRGVPVGKQQKGTLRDPGIKGRLWVSKVRIPQPELDVQDAVIKAIEELKEGGETYDIPGVGPVEAEWTGYRKGVDKNAPEPELSEEQKYEALKKENNADMVVLYFHGGAYYLMDPCTHRPTTSQLSKRTNSPVLSVRYRLAPQNPFPAALVDALVAYLYLVSPPPGSFHAPVPPNKIVLAGDSAGANLSIVLLQTLLTLQRTSTTIRFHNQDISIALPAGVALSSPWCDISRSMPSVVKNAVYDCLPPPTPPSPTPEPFMPPPVPADDIWPASPPRVDYFVNAPTVTHPLVSPLAAPSPLWKSSPPIFISTGEEGLSDEDLILARRMHQAGVPVIAEQVEGMPHCFGMMMPGATASKSFFDSMGAFCRAAAAGTASDRANGKLKFIGFTPKTSREIPLEEVSPLSDTEVQALLRKAREWRVEGEKVLRSEWSATGKDKDRARL, encoded by the exons ATGAGCGCTCTCAGCAGTCCCGTCGCTCTGCTTAAGGCGCTTTTACCGAGGGTCCCTCTCATCCTGCGAACCGTTCTTCTCCATGTCATCGGCCAGTCGCCTGGCTCAGGGAAGCAAAACTTCCGAACCGAGTTGACTGTCGCTATCGTCCGATCCTTCATCACCGGCCGCGGCGTCCCCGTCGGCAAGCAGCAGAAAGGGACACTGCGCGACCCGGGGATAAAGGGCCGATTATGGGTGTCGAAAGTGAGGATCCCGCAGCCGGAGTTGGATGTTCAGGACGCCGTCATCAAGGCGATCGAGGAGCTTAAAGAAGGAGGCGAGACATATGATATTCCTGGTGTTGGACCGGTCGAGGCTGAATGGACGGGGTATCGCAAAGGCGTGGATAAGAATGCGCCTGAGCCGGAGTTGTCGGAGGAGCAGAAGTatgaggcgttgaagaaggagaataatGCAGATATGGTTGTTCTATACTTCCATGGAGGTGCATACTA CCTCATGGACCCGTGCACCCACcgcccaacaacatcccaacTATCCAAGCGCACAAACTCCCCAGTCCTTTCAGTCCGCTATCGCCTCGCTCCTCAGAACCCATTCCCCGCCGCCCTTGTCGACGCCCTCGTCGCATACCTCTACCTcgtctctcctcccccagGGTCCTTCCACGCCCCCGTCCCTCCCAACAAGATCGTCCTCGCCGGCGACTCAGCCGGCGCAAACCTCagcatcgtcctcctccaaacACTCCTCACTCTCCAAcgcacctccaccaccatccgcTTCCACAACCAAgacatctccatcgccctACCCGCCGGCGTCGCCCTCTCTTCCCCCTGGTGCGACATCTCCCGCTCCATGCCCTCCGTCGTCAAAAACGCCGTATACGACTgcctcccaccaccaacccccccctccccaaccccAGAACCCTTCATGCCACCCCCCGTCCCAGCAGACGACATCTGGCCCGCCTCCCCTCCCCGCGTCGACTACTTCGTCAACGCCCCCACAGTCACTCACCCACTCGTCTCCCCCCTCGCCGCCCCCTCACCCCTCTGGAAATCCAGCCcccccatcttcatctccaccggcgaagaaggcctcAGCGACGAAgacctcatcctcgcccgccGCATGCACCAAGCCGGCGTCCCCGTAATCGCCGAACAAGTCGAAGGCATGCCCCACTGTTTCGGGATGATGATGCCCGGTGCCACCGCGAGTAAATCCTTCTTCGACTCGATGGGTGCGTTCTGCCGCGCCGCGGCAGCGGGGACGGCCAGTGACCGCGCGAACGGGAAATTGAAGTTCATCGGCTTTACCCCTAAGACTAGTCGGGAGATCCCGCTGGAGGAGGTTAGTCCGTTGTCGGATACTGAGGTTCAGGCGTTGCtgaggaaggcgagggagtGGAGGGTTGAGGGGGAGAAGGTTCTTAGGTCGGAGTGGAGTGCTACCGGTAAAGATAAGGATCGGGCGAGATTGTAG
- a CDS encoding uncharacterized protein (COG:S;~EggNog:ENOG410PT4N;~TransMembrane:1 (o813-834i)), whose protein sequence is MSTPERKSGQTSWARRQQQQQHNSPFRRARRDSLHLDASHGLSPPRDSPAQHRRNFSRTGTLRGAFEYTSRLPLSEIEEDLFLPQNAQRGSPRKRQRSVTAMSSRSNPPELDETYRQIDNALSLTDNDLSDDENALYINKDNKFRRSAGTPTTRREQRFSTASDASFTSEPPHRRSTDYARDEERLKRATTGRSPVFNRAAIGVGPSSEHLQRREFGSPSASEEDYGIEPPVKAPSTWGNRGKYGNSWMKNLTRNHERDTGLNTEEPEDTSARLWDKTRNHERKAGFTTEEPEEASARLWNKIDSRRAERETGERRQVLEERPEIPRYGHRSPPQIQNSPERNEDSHHGGQRIPNTPISIFPGSTFTKRSPTKRDSHDLLRKLARTGSPNQNATGSLQTPQQPTGATERRIYDKTPVVSGAWIDTPMSQRVPESQPSDVINALGSKLDSVWGSTRPVKIEGHQDGADNLLPNFEPLQEKEVAKEKSPSEQPKESQLKAYEETNSTQEIFRRRAQASKAIQKPMKLSVPEHAKSALETVLDDHKNNKNPLDAGDDTLESLQAILDQQPSEDTKTQEEDDAAYEQQILGGFKSGGFSEQPSSDDNEIPKEDDSAYEQLVAQQFKSKAPAEQQAGDDAKPQEGDDAAYENRAIRPFKSKTFSDSKDPSDIKASERLGRKLRSLSDSFSYMKSGFNKLENQITHHNDSYTASLDKTSVKATGSKPTQPQQGCGCKTNGDMRGVIPLPRLWDRGSVWWRTRPTRLGWCIIIALGWYFSESTMCDYYCHPLVESTCEGNCLLPDAPRFPYVIPTMTWRWLHLSDILVPLWAIIIAFFRLFTQLLGLSDGYVDDEPLALNLTGKIRVEGIIMDSFAPSATPSSKDFIPSVAHWAWGQTTQNPGPTIDLPTAMSSDSNTFNWDDVSMDEDEFL, encoded by the coding sequence ATGTCCACCCCCGAACGTAAAAGTGGCCAAACATCATGGGCGCGtcgccaacagcaacagcaacacaaCTCACCTTTCCGGCGAGCACGGCGTGATTCCCTCCATCTGGACGCGTCCCATGGCCTTAGTCCTCCCCGCGATTCTCCTGCGCAACACCGGAGGAACTTTAGTCGGACAGGAACGTTGCGAGGGGCGTTTGAGTACACATCGCGCCTGCCGTTGTCGGAGATCGAAGAAGACCTCTTTTTGCCTCAGAACGCGCAACGAGGCTCACCCCGCAAACGTCAACGCAGTGTTACCGCAATGTCTTCACGCTCCAACCCTCCAGAGCTGGATGAAACGTATCGGCAGATCGACAACGCCCTTAGCCTGACGGATAATGATCTATCCGACGATGAAAACGCCCTCTACATTAACAAAGACAATAAGTTTAGGAGATCGGCGGGCACCCCGACTACAAGGAGGGAACAACGATTCTCTACTGCGTCAGATGCAAGTTTTACAAGTGAGCCGCCGCATCGTCGGTCCACCGACTATGCGAGGGACGAGGAGCGATTGAAACGAGCCACGACGGGTCGGTCACCGGTGTTCAACAGGGCCGCCATAGGGGTCGGACCTTCGTCAGAACATCTACAGCGGCGGGAATTTGGAAGTCCAAGCGCATCAGAGGAGGACTATGGCATTGAGCCGCCGGTTAAAGCGCCTTCAACATGGGGGAATAGGGGAAAATATGGCAATAGCTGGATGAAGAATCTCACAAGAAATCATGAGCGTGATACTGGTTTGAACACGGAGGAACCCGAAGATACTTCTGCGAGATTGTGGGATAAAACGCGAAATCATGAGCGCAAAGCTGGGTTTACCACAGAAGAACCCGAGGAGGCTTCTGCGAGATTGTGGAATAAAATAGATTCGAGGCGCGCTGAACGGGAGACGGGGGAACGTCGACAAGTGCTGGAAGAACGCCCAGAAATCCCACGTTACGGTCATCGTTCGCCCCCTCAAATACAAAATTCGCCGGAACGGAACGAAGATTCTCACCATGGCGGCCAGAGAATCCCAAATACGCCTATTTCTATATTCCCAGGTTCAACTTTCACTAAACGCAGCCCGACAAAGCGAGATTCGCATGATCTACTTCGAAAACTTGCGCGAACCGGCAGTCCCAACCAGAATGCCACAGGTTCACTCCAGACCCCTCAGCAGCCGACGGGGGCAACGGAGAGACGTATTTATGACAAGACACCAGTTGTGTCAGGGGCCTGGATCGATACACCGATGAGCCAGCGAGTCCCCGAATCACAGCCTTCGGACGTGATCAACGCGCTAGGGTCTAAACTGGATAGTGTTTGGGGGTCGACAAGACCGGTTAAAATAGAGGGTCATCAAGATGGTGCGGACAATTTGCTACCGAACTTTGAGCCGCTCCAAGAGAAAGAAGTGGCCAAGGAGAAATCACCATCAGAACAGCCGAAAGAAAGTCAGTTGAAAGCATACGAGGAAACGAATTCGACACAGGAAATCTTTAGGCGCAGAGCACAAGCTTCAAAAGCAATTCAGAAGCCTATGAAGCTATCTGTTCCTGAACACGCTAAGAGTGCCCTGGAAACCGTTTTGGACGACCACAAAAACAACAAGAACCCTTTGGACGCGGGTGACGATACACTCGAATCTCTTCAGGCAATTTTAGACCAGCAGCCAAGTGAAGACACCAAAActcaggaagaggatgatgcagCATATGAACAGCAAATACTCGGAGGATTCAAAAGTGGGGGCTTTTCCGAGCAGCCGTCAAGTGACGATAATGAGATTCCGAAAGAGGACGATTCCGCATATGAGCAGCTAGTGGCCCAACAATTCAAGTCGAAGGCTCCTGCAGAACAGCAGGCTGGGGACGATGCTAAGCCTCAGGAAGGGGATGATGCAGCATATGAGAATCGAGCGATCCGACCATTCAAGTCTAAGACCTTCAGCGACTCAAAGGATCCTTCCGACATCAAGGCCTCGGAAAGACTTGGAAGGAAACTACGGTCATTAAGCGACAGCTTCTCTTATATGAAGTCGGGATTCAACAAGTTGGAAAACCAAATAACTCACCACAACGACTCCTATACCGCTTCGCTCGACAAAACCTCAGTCAAGGCAACCGGGTCTAAGCCGACGCAGCCACAGCAAGGCTGTGGGTGCAAAACGAACGGCGACATGCGGGGGGTCATCCCACTTCCACGTTTATGGGATCGGGGTAGCGTTTGGTGGAGGACCCGTCCAACTCGTCTGGGATGGTGTATTATCATCGCGCTTGGTTGGTACTTTTCAGAGTCTACCATGTGTGATTATTACTGTCACCCACTTGTCGAGTCCACATGCGAAGGCAACTGCCTGCTCCCGGATGCACCACGTTTTCCATATGTGATCCCGACCATGACATGGCGCTGGTTGCACTTGTCGGACATCCTAGTTCCTCTATGGGCAATaatcatcgccttctttAGGCTGTTCACACAACTACTCGGGCTGTCGGATGGGTACGTGGATGACGAACCCCTAGCACTTAACCTGACCGGTAAGATCCGTGTCGAGGGCATCATAATGGACAGCTTCGCACCATCTGCAACTCCGTCCAGCAAGGATTTCATTCCGTCGGTGGCTCATTGGGCATGGGGACAGACCACGCAGAATCCGGGTCCCACGATCGACCTACCCACCGCTATGAGCTCTGATAGTAATACGTTTAATTGGGACGACGTCTCaatggatgaggatgaattCCTCTGA